The Pedobacter frigiditerrae genomic sequence GAGTTTTGGTCTCAACAGCGATAGTTATAATTGGTGGTGTTGTTTTTTTATCGACTCAAAAAAATCAGACGGTTTCATTTCAAAATTTCAATCCCGAGCAAGCAAATTTTTCTTCAGTTGCGAAAATATTTACAGGGTTGAAGGCAATGGATGGACTAGCGATTATCCAATTTGGAGTACTGCTGTTAATCTTCACTCCAATTGCTAGGGTCGTTTTTTCTATTTTTAGTTTCCTGATGGAAAAAGATTATATGTATGTTGTTATTGGCATAATCGTATTATGTGTGATTATCACCAGTTTATACCTCGATATAGCTCATTAGGCACAGTTTTTCGCCTATCTCGCTGACGCATAGAAAAATAAAT encodes the following:
- a CDS encoding DUF1634 domain-containing protein; this translates as MSNKIKHYLGDKDVQLILGTLLRIGVLVSTAIVIIGGVVFLSTQKNQTVSFQNFNPEQANFSSVAKIFTGLKAMDGLAIIQFGVLLLIFTPIARVVFSIFSFLMEKDYMYVVIGIIVLCVIITSLYLDIAH